The Gammaproteobacteria bacterium genome includes a region encoding these proteins:
- a CDS encoding MtaA/CmuA family methyltransferase, with protein MNHTAPGTGAFDMTVETMTPKQRFLAALNGEALDRPCAASITSVVNFELMDIVGSHFPEANTDPEPMAELAASAHDVMGFDSVMPIFGIAQEATALGCVVDFSDPGNLPTPQYAPWADREAEIRLPDGFPDSFLEDKYVKCALDAIRLLKEHFGNEVMILGKVMGPWTLSYHVYNVQEFLMDTLADPERVRRSLDALSEVPILFAKAQLEAGADAIVWADHATGDLIRNTMYRDFLLWRHQALVPQVPAPVILHCCGRSLDRIEFFRDAGFDMYHFESANGAEKMVDGAQGKIRLAGNINNPEVLMQQGPDEVRAEVQRAIDAGVDIIAPECAVPLQTPVQNLKTIVEVCRENARTQ; from the coding sequence GTGAACCACACAGCGCCAGGAACGGGGGCGTTTGATATGACCGTCGAGACGATGACACCCAAGCAACGTTTTCTCGCAGCTCTGAACGGCGAGGCGCTGGACCGGCCCTGTGCAGCGAGCATCACGTCCGTTGTGAATTTTGAACTGATGGACATAGTCGGTTCTCATTTCCCTGAAGCCAATACGGATCCCGAGCCGATGGCTGAATTGGCTGCAAGTGCCCACGATGTGATGGGCTTCGACAGTGTTATGCCGATATTTGGTATTGCCCAGGAAGCCACGGCGCTCGGATGTGTTGTTGACTTCAGTGATCCGGGTAATCTGCCGACACCGCAGTACGCGCCTTGGGCTGACCGCGAGGCAGAGATACGATTGCCAGATGGTTTTCCGGACTCATTTCTGGAAGACAAATATGTCAAGTGCGCCCTCGACGCCATTCGTCTTCTGAAAGAGCATTTTGGCAATGAGGTCATGATCCTCGGAAAGGTCATGGGACCGTGGACGTTGTCCTATCATGTCTACAACGTCCAGGAGTTCCTCATGGATACCCTTGCAGATCCCGAACGTGTGCGCAGGTCGCTCGATGCATTATCTGAGGTGCCGATTTTGTTTGCGAAAGCACAGTTGGAGGCTGGTGCAGACGCTATTGTCTGGGCCGATCACGCCACGGGTGATCTGATTCGAAATACCATGTATCGGGATTTCCTGCTTTGGCGACACCAGGCGCTCGTGCCGCAGGTACCCGCTCCGGTCATTCTTCACTGCTGTGGTCGCTCGCTCGACCGTATCGAATTCTTTCGAGATGCCGGCTTCGATATGTACCACTTCGAGTCCGCTAATGGAGCGGAAAAGATGGTGGACGGAGCGCAGGGAAAAATCCGACTGGCCGGCAACATCAATAACCCCGAGGTACTGATGCAGCAGGGTCCAGACGAAGTGCGGGCCGAGGTGCAGCGTGCAATTGATGCTGGTGTCGACATAATTGCACCCGAATGTGCTGTCCCGCTACAGACACCGGTCCAGAATCTCAAAACCATCGTAGAGGTTTGTCGGGAAAACGCCAGGACGCAATAG
- a CDS encoding response regulator produces the protein MNPSILLVDDSVTIRRYARSILEGMTEGYEVTERENGALALNWLSSLVDTELPDLIIIDRNMPEMSGDECVCIIKMDEDWQSIPLLFLTAQTDEEQVAAGTAFLGADAYICKPFAPDELQSHVRRLISGTLDSSSAAQQTAGGMVNAELDSTQAHRRLESEEPMMDLFLAEAAEHAAYMASGLQDLKVGHVDREMLAVMGRGAHSIKGAGGIVGLFAIAGLAGTLETYFNQVQKAPEFLAAEHLPILAVALELLTAFSGSPSDDIRTLEVERHDDIEQAKSRVGLLMGKGDDATVSSSIPRGSPMDPTELDREDKPSVSNVASEPISTTALGTGLTSSRNIVVLLIDDQRIIGESVRSMLESEPDIVFHFCQNPTEAVTKALEVQPTVILQDLVMPEVDGLELVRRFRVEKELAAVPLIVLSGTEEAEVKAEAFALGANDYMVKLPNALEVIARIRYHSQAYINLLEREVAMARVTWLAEHDPLTGCLNRRTWHEQLEVAIAAGDADHTVAVAICDIDLFKKVNDTYGHQCGDDAIKHVVDIIGRGLDELGCLGRLGGEEFGIFITLPDGSQQLTAALAQANSDFENIRQTLENSPLQWNEHVLNLTISTGVSLYRAGEKVEETLSRADAGVYQAKEGGRNKVVLVS, from the coding sequence ATGAACCCATCTATCTTACTGGTTGATGATTCCGTCACGATCCGGCGCTATGCTCGGTCCATTCTTGAGGGTATGACAGAGGGCTATGAGGTTACCGAAAGAGAAAACGGTGCCTTGGCCCTGAACTGGTTGTCTTCTCTTGTCGATACAGAGTTACCGGATCTGATCATTATCGACCGAAACATGCCCGAGATGAGTGGTGACGAATGTGTTTGCATCATCAAAATGGATGAGGATTGGCAGTCTATACCGTTGCTGTTTCTGACTGCACAGACTGACGAAGAACAGGTTGCGGCGGGCACCGCGTTTCTCGGTGCCGATGCGTATATCTGTAAACCGTTCGCACCCGATGAACTGCAATCGCACGTTCGCAGACTGATCTCAGGAACGCTGGACAGTTCCAGTGCTGCTCAACAAACTGCTGGGGGTATGGTAAACGCCGAGTTGGATTCTACCCAGGCTCACCGCCGTTTGGAGTCTGAAGAACCCATGATGGATCTTTTTCTTGCCGAGGCGGCTGAACACGCAGCGTACATGGCATCTGGGTTACAAGATCTGAAAGTGGGTCACGTAGATCGCGAGATGCTGGCAGTGATGGGCCGCGGTGCACATTCGATCAAGGGCGCCGGAGGCATTGTCGGTCTTTTCGCTATTGCCGGTCTTGCCGGCACGCTGGAGACATACTTCAATCAAGTGCAGAAAGCCCCAGAATTTCTGGCAGCTGAACATCTGCCGATCTTAGCGGTGGCACTGGAGCTACTGACAGCCTTCTCAGGTTCCCCGTCAGACGACATACGGACATTGGAAGTTGAACGGCATGACGACATCGAACAGGCCAAGTCTCGAGTCGGTTTACTCATGGGTAAGGGAGATGACGCGACTGTCTCTAGCTCAATACCGCGAGGTTCGCCGATGGACCCGACCGAATTGGACCGTGAAGATAAGCCCAGCGTTTCAAACGTGGCGAGTGAGCCGATTTCCACAACAGCGTTGGGGACAGGCCTCACATCCTCAAGGAACATCGTGGTCTTATTGATTGATGATCAGCGTATTATCGGTGAGTCAGTACGCTCGATGCTTGAAAGCGAACCGGATATTGTGTTTCATTTTTGTCAGAATCCAACTGAAGCAGTTACTAAAGCGCTCGAAGTTCAGCCTACGGTGATTCTTCAGGATCTGGTGATGCCGGAAGTCGATGGGTTGGAACTCGTGAGGCGATTCCGAGTTGAGAAAGAGCTGGCAGCAGTCCCGCTGATTGTTTTGTCCGGTACAGAAGAAGCTGAGGTCAAGGCCGAAGCATTTGCGCTGGGCGCAAACGATTACATGGTGAAGTTGCCCAATGCACTCGAGGTAATCGCGAGAATCCGCTACCACTCACAGGCTTACATCAACCTGCTCGAGCGTGAAGTCGCCATGGCGCGGGTGACTTGGTTGGCTGAGCATGATCCCCTGACCGGCTGTCTTAACCGCCGAACTTGGCACGAGCAGCTTGAGGTCGCGATTGCTGCCGGAGACGCGGATCACACCGTTGCAGTCGCCATATGTGATATTGATTTATTCAAGAAAGTGAACGATACCTATGGCCACCAGTGCGGTGATGACGCGATCAAGCATGTTGTTGATATTATCGGGCGCGGTCTCGATGAACTGGGGTGTTTGGGCCGTCTTGGCGGTGAGGAGTTCGGGATCTTCATCACACTCCCTGATGGATCCCAACAGTTGACGGCGGCCCTTGCGCAGGCCAATTCCGATTTCGAGAACATCCGACAGACCCTGGAAAACTCTCCGCTTCAGTGGAATGAACATGTGCTCAACCTGACAATCAGTACCGGTGTGAGTCTGTACCGCGCGGGAGAGAAGGTAGAGGAGACGTTATCCAGAGCCGATGCAGGGGTCTATCAGGCCAAGGAAGGCGGCAGAAACAAGGTTGTACTGGTCAGCTAA
- a CDS encoding STAS domain-containing protein, translating to MAATATLKGHVLVLSGRLVGPDLDVVTETGKQLLDLPERQLTVDLSHAEDTVDIAGIQWLVTIYRSAKNRGKQLSFAGISQPQRNALKISGFESIIDD from the coding sequence ATGGCAGCCACTGCTACCCTCAAAGGCCATGTGCTGGTCCTGTCAGGCCGCCTGGTCGGGCCGGATCTGGATGTTGTGACAGAAACCGGCAAACAGTTACTGGACCTGCCAGAGCGTCAACTAACGGTTGATCTCAGCCATGCCGAAGACACTGTCGATATTGCGGGAATCCAATGGCTGGTAACGATCTACCGTTCAGCCAAGAATCGCGGTAAGCAGTTGTCTTTTGCGGGAATCAGCCAGCCGCAGCGGAACGCACTGAAAATTTCAGGGTTCGAATCGATAATAGACGATTAG
- a CDS encoding methyl-accepting chemotaxis protein, giving the protein MKGLTISRKLLLIFLVNVIVIGCIAGIVFYSFKGLTGSITYSSSILGDYKAELDRLRADQSQLEVLTQPFYVNATGQNVDRAKKSLDKALKSIDQNVGRLVDKQFDVVNDLKVIGKREGARISPLTTVEVTMGEELAAVQKAVDQNIRPLIDQIASHSLVLANTTTESTELMPAVVYAFGDLEKIRKRLIFQYRIKSKLHNNHPEWLKFLGAIGGVEKGSNESANTEDNLFYQLRHQIEALTTIQTGKVDNQAGEKAGSTGGLITRALGKRRLSEVWKKYTETKYKLSVYVNKTENNPIIETFQAFDDSMMGVFRAVGLLNEDRERSEQLARSFGVLNSAIASALLDTGYTIENERKNVSDTILTDGERFLHILIGLSVIGALISLMIGLFVKRSITRPVDDLVELAKDIAQGEGDLTKRLSVSATGELGQLSSWFNSFLQRLSDLIIEIKDFASNIEKASQEIASGNKDLSERTHRQSAALQETASSMEQMNSIIQNSAEDARKAFERTQETQTSVDENRSNLLNVVQDTIQTNQEMLSNVQETNLRVVDGMAEISTNSEKMAGIVTLMNDIAFQTNLLALNASVEAARAGEHGKGFAVVATEVRRLASRSAKASEEIGQLVETNLKSVSAGQGTVEEGGRSLEERRLKVESMLGSLQESSNDNLTHIQTAFRELAEVMENITTASEEQAKGVGEVNQAITDMERLTQENATLVEQNSAASHSMANDTLSLTRLLDAFQVARRGSDEDEEGDDRYRGALRGGAVTDDTEDQEKLKYYAPYLTEDGVDDRSSGHRLEDKSKFGTDQEPEYLPAELVDKDFRGGSSDLDDEKPFR; this is encoded by the coding sequence ATGAAAGGGCTAACCATCAGCCGAAAGTTATTGTTGATATTTCTGGTCAACGTGATCGTGATCGGTTGTATCGCAGGGATTGTTTTTTATTCATTTAAAGGATTAACAGGAAGCATCACCTACAGTTCGAGCATTTTGGGTGATTACAAGGCAGAGCTCGACAGACTTCGCGCCGACCAGAGTCAGCTAGAGGTCTTGACCCAACCCTTTTATGTCAATGCGACTGGACAAAACGTAGATCGTGCAAAAAAGTCACTCGATAAAGCTCTGAAATCAATTGATCAGAATGTTGGAAGGCTCGTAGATAAACAGTTCGACGTTGTAAACGATCTTAAAGTGATTGGAAAAAGGGAAGGTGCCCGGATTTCGCCTTTGACCACGGTCGAGGTCACAATGGGCGAGGAGTTGGCTGCAGTTCAGAAGGCAGTCGACCAAAACATTCGTCCTCTGATTGATCAGATTGCTTCACATTCGCTGGTGCTTGCGAACACAACAACCGAATCAACGGAACTGATGCCGGCTGTGGTCTATGCTTTTGGCGATCTTGAGAAAATTCGCAAACGACTGATATTCCAGTATCGGATAAAATCTAAGCTGCACAATAATCACCCGGAATGGCTCAAGTTTCTTGGAGCGATTGGTGGGGTTGAAAAAGGTTCTAATGAATCTGCCAATACTGAAGACAACTTGTTTTATCAGTTGCGACACCAGATTGAAGCATTGACCACGATCCAGACCGGGAAAGTTGATAATCAGGCGGGAGAAAAAGCCGGTTCTACTGGAGGTCTAATTACTCGAGCGTTGGGCAAACGACGACTGAGCGAGGTTTGGAAGAAGTACACTGAGACCAAATATAAGCTCAGCGTTTACGTCAATAAAACTGAGAACAACCCGATTATCGAAACCTTCCAGGCTTTCGATGACAGTATGATGGGTGTATTTCGCGCAGTAGGGTTGCTCAACGAAGATCGTGAGCGCAGTGAACAGTTAGCCAGAAGCTTCGGTGTACTGAACAGTGCAATTGCCAGCGCTTTGTTAGACACCGGATATACAATTGAAAATGAACGAAAGAATGTCAGTGACACCATTCTGACCGATGGCGAGAGATTCCTGCATATCCTGATCGGCTTGTCGGTAATTGGTGCACTGATCAGTCTGATGATCGGTCTTTTTGTGAAACGTTCGATCACAAGGCCAGTCGACGATCTGGTCGAATTGGCTAAAGATATTGCACAAGGTGAAGGGGACCTCACTAAGCGCTTGTCGGTGTCCGCGACCGGCGAACTGGGTCAACTATCCAGCTGGTTCAATTCATTCCTGCAGCGTTTGAGTGACCTCATCATTGAGATAAAGGATTTTGCAAGCAATATCGAAAAGGCATCTCAGGAAATAGCTTCGGGCAACAAAGATCTTTCCGAGCGCACACACCGGCAGAGTGCTGCCTTGCAGGAAACAGCCAGTTCCATGGAACAGATGAACAGCATCATTCAGAACAGCGCTGAAGATGCGCGAAAAGCCTTTGAACGCACCCAGGAAACACAGACAAGTGTTGATGAGAACAGGAGTAACCTGCTGAATGTTGTGCAGGACACCATTCAGACCAACCAGGAGATGCTGTCTAACGTTCAGGAAACCAATCTCCGCGTTGTCGACGGCATGGCGGAGATTTCTACCAATTCAGAGAAAATGGCAGGCATTGTCACGCTCATGAACGACATCGCATTTCAGACCAACTTGTTGGCGCTCAATGCCTCCGTGGAAGCTGCGCGTGCCGGTGAGCATGGCAAAGGGTTTGCGGTGGTCGCGACTGAAGTACGCAGGCTTGCATCGCGCTCAGCCAAAGCGTCCGAAGAGATCGGTCAGCTCGTAGAGACCAATCTGAAAAGTGTCAGTGCTGGCCAGGGTACAGTGGAAGAAGGTGGCCGGAGCCTGGAAGAACGGCGCTTAAAGGTTGAGTCGATGCTGGGTTCTCTACAGGAGAGCAGTAATGACAATCTGACCCACATTCAGACTGCATTCCGCGAATTGGCAGAGGTGATGGAAAACATCACGACAGCCTCTGAAGAACAGGCCAAGGGGGTCGGTGAGGTCAACCAAGCCATTACTGATATGGAACGCCTGACTCAGGAGAACGCAACTTTGGTTGAGCAGAATTCGGCAGCGAGCCACAGCATGGCCAACGATACGTTGAGCCTTACACGGCTACTGGACGCGTTTCAGGTAGCTCGCAGGGGTTCTGACGAAGACGAGGAAGGTGATGATCGCTATCGGGGCGCTCTGCGAGGAGGGGCGGTGACCGATGACACCGAAGACCAAGAAAAGCTCAAGTACTATGCCCCCTATCTGACCGAAGACGGTGTCGATGACCGTTCTTCAGGACACCGACTGGAGGATAAATCTAAATTTGGAACCGACCAAGAACCGGAGTACTTGCCGGCTGAACTCGTCGATAAGGATTTTAGGGGGGGATCTTCGGATTTGGACGATGAGAAACCATTCCGATAA
- a CDS encoding chemotaxis response regulator protein-glutamate methylesterase: protein MSDIRRVLVIDDSAVARRALTDILSKDDGLEVVGTAPDAMIGLRKIQELSPDVITLDFEMPGMDGLTFLEKLMKSTPLPVVMVSAYTEAGSETALRSLELGAVDVVEKPRYEVRQGLTAVSELIIEKIKAASQARVDTPATRFFREDTLRPVSVSQEQRSKIEASSDQRLIAIGASTGGPQALMRILRTLPREMPPILVVQHITPSFTQSFSKSLDASCQMKVEVAVDGIKPIDGHIYVAPGDCHMLLAREKSDYQIRLSDHDHVNRHRPSVDELFRSVADHARQNATGVLLTGMGIDGAAGMAQMRQNGAWTIAQDEASSVVFGMPRAAIEMGAAARVMSLDHIPGELVNYFVTNAGVNQRGARKESA, encoded by the coding sequence ATGAGTGACATCCGCCGGGTACTCGTCATCGATGATTCGGCGGTCGCTCGCCGGGCGTTGACCGATATTCTGTCCAAAGACGATGGTTTGGAAGTGGTGGGTACTGCACCCGATGCCATGATCGGTTTGCGCAAGATTCAGGAACTGTCACCTGATGTGATCACATTGGATTTTGAAATGCCGGGTATGGATGGCCTGACCTTTCTGGAAAAGCTCATGAAATCGACTCCACTGCCGGTGGTGATGGTGAGCGCATACACTGAAGCGGGATCGGAGACGGCACTACGCAGTTTGGAACTGGGTGCGGTGGATGTTGTCGAGAAGCCGCGTTATGAAGTACGCCAGGGACTGACCGCAGTCTCGGAACTCATTATCGAGAAAATCAAAGCTGCAAGTCAGGCGCGGGTCGATACACCAGCTACACGGTTTTTCCGGGAAGACACCTTGAGACCCGTCAGCGTGTCTCAGGAACAACGCTCGAAAATTGAAGCATCATCAGATCAACGGCTCATCGCCATAGGCGCCTCAACTGGTGGGCCACAGGCGTTGATGCGGATACTGAGGACATTGCCGCGTGAGATGCCGCCCATTCTTGTGGTGCAACACATTACGCCATCATTTACGCAATCTTTTTCCAAGAGTCTGGATGCCAGTTGTCAGATGAAGGTTGAAGTTGCCGTCGATGGCATAAAACCTATTGACGGTCATATTTACGTTGCGCCGGGTGATTGTCACATGCTTTTAGCCCGCGAGAAATCCGATTACCAGATCCGACTGTCTGACCATGATCATGTCAACCGGCACAGGCCGTCTGTCGATGAACTCTTCAGGTCAGTGGCCGACCATGCCAGACAGAATGCCACTGGCGTGTTATTGACCGGTATGGGTATAGACGGGGCAGCCGGAATGGCACAAATGCGCCAAAACGGAGCTTGGACGATTGCCCAGGATGAAGCATCATCAGTGGTCTTTGGGATGCCCAGAGCCGCTATTGAAATGGGCGCAGCAGCCAGGGTCATGAGCCTTGACCACATCCCCGGTGAATTGGTGAATTATTTTGTAACCAACGCAGGTGTTAATCAGCGCGGTGCGCGCAAGGAATCAGCATGA
- a CDS encoding chemotaxis protein CheW, protein MSESKETTWTQHMSVTDIADEIDEFELDFTVRSGPQVITFMLGEEKYGVDILRVRELITYPVGAVTPIPGMPAFIVGVLNLRGVVIAVMDLRIRFRLSDAVYNRSTVIIIVEVEGKQVGLIIDSVSDVVHLEEEQVQSVEHLTAGIDSAYISGVVNVKESMVILLDVDHLLSAQELEALKETAADENSS, encoded by the coding sequence ATGAGTGAATCCAAAGAAACAACCTGGACCCAACATATGTCCGTAACAGATATTGCGGATGAGATCGATGAGTTTGAACTCGATTTTACGGTTCGTTCTGGCCCGCAGGTGATTACATTCATGCTGGGAGAAGAGAAATATGGTGTCGACATTCTGCGGGTACGTGAGTTGATCACCTATCCGGTGGGAGCGGTGACGCCGATTCCCGGCATGCCCGCGTTTATTGTCGGTGTACTCAATCTGCGGGGCGTGGTAATTGCGGTCATGGACCTTAGGATCCGCTTCCGGCTTTCCGATGCGGTGTACAACCGGTCTACCGTGATTATCATCGTGGAGGTTGAAGGCAAACAGGTGGGTTTGATCATTGATTCCGTATCAGATGTGGTACACCTGGAAGAAGAGCAGGTTCAGTCAGTAGAGCACCTGACAGCAGGAATAGACTCTGCCTATATTTCAGGTGTTGTGAACGTTAAAGAGTCCATGGTTATCCTGCTGGATGTAGATCACTTGCTATCCGCTCAGGAACTCGAGGCACTGAAGGAAACCGCTGCCGATGAAAATTCCTCATGA
- a CDS encoding chemotaxis protein CheA yields the protein MTTDNIPVAEFVEESIELLQQMEEAILELDSRPGDRALVDQLFRGMHTIKGGAAVVMRPDLADYAHRLESLLDQVRGGQVSAGKTLISTLLEAIDCVGLFISGIPGGLAVDQTRVDASIQNVSALVESATHSPLEVQEAGESVSSALTPIASKKSQAYLVTLKFNPQMPEQGGDPLLLLKELAELGDCITVVHPGKLPDIAEFDASRLYVWWSIKLTTSLSQSQIEQTLLFFREGNELSVAPFDFTPKETDTVERAHQAQIAQAAAGTEDDVRSTPSGTSELTASVTGFKTMEPARIASGRESGDGTVGKSIRVSIDRLERLQNLIGETVINQSRLIQLCEEAERLDPTFAGALNEFVEENSRSVRDLQDEIQAVRMVQVDTVFSRLRRVVRDYSVESNKEIRLRIEGGETELDKTVTDQLHGPLLHLIRNAMDHGIESSEERRQAAKDPAGTIWLRAFHRGGHVMVEVQDDGKGMDVQRIRQKGLDRGLIEESEELSDQQLLQLVFRPGFTTTDEVTDVSGRGVGMDSVKRDIEALLGTIDILSEPGRGTTLRMRLPLTLAIIDGMIVRVGSLTFIVPLLAVVEAIRPKADDIRKMKRDNELVEIRGEFLPLVRLHRKLNIDCEFSDPADAVLLVLQHVDSKQCLMVDEIVDQRPVVIKNLDDNFVQVPGMTGASIMGDGKVSFILDVAAIAA from the coding sequence ATGACAACAGATAACATTCCCGTCGCGGAGTTTGTCGAGGAATCAATCGAGCTTCTGCAACAGATGGAAGAAGCTATACTGGAACTGGATAGCCGGCCCGGGGATCGTGCTCTGGTCGATCAACTCTTCCGGGGTATGCACACCATCAAGGGTGGTGCAGCGGTTGTGATGCGCCCTGATCTTGCTGACTATGCGCATCGGCTCGAGAGTTTGCTCGATCAGGTTCGGGGTGGCCAAGTGAGTGCTGGCAAGACGCTGATTTCCACTTTGCTCGAAGCAATCGACTGTGTGGGCCTGTTTATTTCCGGCATCCCAGGTGGGTTGGCCGTTGACCAGACCCGTGTTGATGCCAGTATCCAGAATGTGAGCGCTTTGGTTGAATCGGCCACTCATTCGCCCCTTGAGGTTCAAGAGGCTGGAGAATCGGTATCTTCAGCGCTTACGCCCATAGCTTCCAAAAAGTCACAGGCGTATCTGGTCACACTGAAGTTCAATCCCCAGATGCCGGAGCAGGGTGGTGATCCCCTTTTGCTGCTTAAAGAACTGGCTGAGCTCGGTGACTGTATAACAGTTGTTCACCCGGGCAAGTTGCCGGATATCGCCGAGTTCGATGCGAGCCGTCTTTATGTGTGGTGGAGTATCAAATTGACGACTTCGCTCTCTCAATCACAAATTGAGCAGACGCTGCTGTTTTTTAGGGAAGGCAACGAACTCAGTGTCGCCCCTTTTGATTTCACACCCAAGGAAACTGACACGGTTGAGCGGGCCCACCAGGCACAGATTGCGCAAGCAGCGGCGGGAACAGAAGACGACGTGCGATCGACCCCCTCGGGGACATCGGAGCTGACCGCTTCAGTGACTGGCTTCAAGACGATGGAACCTGCCAGGATTGCGAGTGGTCGTGAGAGTGGTGACGGAACTGTGGGAAAATCGATTCGAGTCAGTATTGACCGACTCGAACGATTGCAGAACCTGATCGGCGAGACTGTGATTAACCAATCCCGTCTGATTCAACTGTGTGAAGAGGCCGAACGTCTGGATCCGACATTTGCCGGTGCATTGAATGAATTTGTCGAGGAAAACAGTCGTTCAGTCCGTGATCTGCAGGACGAGATCCAGGCGGTCAGGATGGTGCAGGTGGATACGGTATTTTCCCGCTTGCGCCGGGTTGTCAGAGATTATTCAGTTGAATCGAACAAAGAAATTCGATTGCGTATTGAAGGCGGCGAGACCGAACTCGATAAGACGGTGACCGATCAGCTGCACGGGCCGCTGCTCCATCTGATACGAAATGCGATGGATCATGGCATCGAGAGCAGTGAAGAGCGTCGTCAGGCAGCAAAGGATCCCGCGGGGACCATTTGGTTACGGGCATTTCACCGGGGCGGCCATGTGATGGTAGAAGTCCAGGATGACGGCAAGGGTATGGACGTTCAGAGAATTCGTCAAAAGGGACTGGACCGTGGGTTGATCGAGGAGAGCGAAGAGCTGTCTGACCAGCAGCTGCTACAGCTGGTCTTTCGGCCGGGTTTTACCACAACCGATGAAGTCACCGATGTTTCAGGCCGCGGCGTTGGAATGGACAGTGTCAAGCGCGATATTGAAGCGCTGCTCGGTACAATCGATATTCTCAGTGAGCCCGGACGAGGCACAACGCTTCGGATGAGGTTGCCGCTCACGCTGGCAATTATTGATGGCATGATTGTTCGGGTCGGGTCATTGACCTTTATTGTGCCATTGCTGGCTGTAGTTGAAGCGATAAGGCCAAAGGCGGATGATATTCGAAAAATGAAGCGTGATAACGAACTTGTCGAGATCCGCGGGGAATTTCTACCGTTGGTTCGACTCCATCGAAAACTGAATATTGATTGCGAATTTTCTGACCCTGCTGATGCAGTTTTACTGGTGTTACAGCACGTTGACAGTAAACAATGCCTGATGGTGGATGAGATCGTTGATCAACGTCCGGTGGTGATCAAAAACCTCGATGACAATTTTGTGCAGGTGCCTGGTATGACAGGCGCCAGTATTATGGGGGATGGTAAAGTCTCGTTCATACTTGATGTTGCGGCAATCGCTGCGTGA
- a CDS encoding ammonium transporter encodes MVLVAVVSSAVVADDAAIRSGDTAWLMTSTALVLFMTIPGLALFYAGMVRAKNAVSVMMQCFAIAGLVSILWVLYGYSFAFGGRGALWGGLDKLFLSGVTRDSVTGTVPEVVFMVYQMAFAIITPAIIVGAFAERMKFSAMLWFMGIWFTVVYAPIAHWVWGDGGWLREIGVLDFSGGTVVHINAGIAGLVAALVLGPRRGYPAAPMPPNNLVYTVIGASILWVGWFGFNGGSALAADGFAGMAVAVTQISAAAAALSWMFTEWIVFRRPSVLGIASGAVAGLVAITPAAGVASPMGALGLGAMAGLVCFFAATWLKQRLAYDDSLDVFGVHAVSGILGALLTGVVASPILDGTGFAEGIATLGGQVLVQLIGVGVTVCYTGVLTFIILELVDAMVGLRVREQEEKVGLDMAIHNERAYNLMKS; translated from the coding sequence ATGGTACTGGTTGCGGTAGTTTCGAGTGCAGTTGTGGCCGATGATGCGGCAATCCGGTCCGGTGATACTGCGTGGCTGATGACGTCGACGGCTCTGGTACTGTTTATGACCATACCAGGGTTGGCTTTGTTTTACGCCGGTATGGTTCGTGCCAAGAACGCGGTGTCGGTCATGATGCAGTGTTTTGCCATCGCGGGCCTCGTATCGATCTTATGGGTACTGTATGGATACTCTTTTGCGTTTGGTGGCCGTGGTGCACTCTGGGGTGGTCTGGACAAACTGTTTTTAAGTGGTGTTACGCGAGATTCAGTCACCGGAACGGTCCCTGAAGTCGTCTTCATGGTGTATCAGATGGCGTTCGCCATCATTACGCCGGCGATCATCGTCGGCGCATTTGCAGAACGTATGAAATTTTCGGCCATGCTTTGGTTCATGGGAATCTGGTTTACAGTCGTCTACGCACCAATCGCGCATTGGGTCTGGGGTGACGGGGGTTGGCTTCGTGAAATTGGTGTGCTTGATTTTTCCGGTGGTACTGTAGTCCACATTAACGCAGGTATCGCCGGACTGGTCGCAGCGCTGGTGCTAGGACCAAGAAGAGGTTACCCGGCTGCACCCATGCCGCCCAACAATCTGGTTTATACCGTCATAGGCGCGAGCATACTGTGGGTCGGCTGGTTTGGCTTCAACGGTGGCAGTGCACTGGCTGCTGACGGCTTTGCCGGCATGGCTGTGGCAGTTACCCAGATCTCCGCTGCTGCAGCTGCGCTTAGCTGGATGTTTACTGAATGGATTGTTTTCCGTCGGCCGAGTGTTCTGGGAATCGCATCCGGCGCTGTCGCCGGGCTGGTCGCCATTACACCGGCCGCGGGTGTGGCCAGCCCGATGGGGGCGCTCGGGCTCGGTGCGATGGCGGGGTTGGTATGTTTTTTCGCAGCGACTTGGCTGAAGCAGCGTTTGGCTTATGATGATTCACTCGATGTCTTTGGTGTCCATGCTGTCAGTGGTATCTTGGGTGCGCTGCTCACAGGCGTCGTTGCCTCACCCATTCTGGATGGAACCGGGTTCGCTGAAGGTATTGCTACGCTGGGCGGACAGGTTCTCGTCCAGCTGATTGGTGTGGGAGTTACGGTCTGCTACACGGGCGTACTGACCTTCATCATTCTGGAACTGGTAGATGCCATGGTTGGCCTACGCGTCAGGGAACAAGAGGAGAAGGTCGGACTCGACATGGCGATACACAACGAGCGGGCTTATAACCTAATGAAGTCGTAA